A region from the Nostoc sp. HK-01 genome encodes:
- a CDS encoding multi-sensor hybrid histidine kinase: MKRDNAGKFVSNCDGETKQRFSVTLTATAWQLLDAEAKKQGTSRSEIIEQFARSLTQEEQPASSTDRFATLVDDFSYCKQAEDTLRQSEERLRIAQQAANAGVWDWDITTNQVTWSIEYYRLYGLDPANTQASYQNWLLSIIEPDRDRTDQAARQALAHRTDLNAEFRILHPTQGERWLTAIGQTFYDDNNQPIRMTGIALDITERKLSEAALLESEKRYRYLAESIPQLVWTADTKGVLIDVNQRWCSFTGLTLTQAQTEGWQAVVHPDDAPRLGENWAVAQQDGTYYQAEGRMRRADGMYRWHLHQAVPLKNERGQVIKWFGTATDIEDQKQLEQQRIQLLQQEQAAREQAETTNRIKDEFLAVLSHELRTPLNPILGWAQLLQSQKLDPAKTREALKTIERNAKLQAQLIEDLLDVSRILQGNLSLNVSPVDLTLVIKGAVETVRLAAQAKSITIKTILTSNVGQVAGDSTRLQQVVWNLLSNALKFTQLGGLVEVRLECFDSVAQITVSDNGKGISPEFLPFIFDYFRQADSATTRKFGGLGLGLAIVRHLIELHGGTVQAQSLGEGLGAIFTVRLPLMPVQSQINQHSQQVKPVLNLNGIKVLVVDDDFDNCEFVTFVLEQEGANVVMASSAKEALTVLSHFPADILLSDIGMPQVDGYMLMQQVKNLPPAQGGNIKAIALSAYAGEINEKQAINAGFHRHISKPVEPEELITAIVELVD, from the coding sequence TAATTGCGATGGTGAAACCAAACAGCGATTTAGTGTCACGCTGACTGCTACTGCATGGCAATTATTAGACGCAGAGGCCAAAAAGCAAGGAACTTCTCGCTCGGAAATAATAGAACAGTTTGCCCGCAGTTTAACTCAGGAAGAACAACCTGCATCTTCAACAGACAGATTTGCGACATTGGTAGATGACTTCAGTTATTGCAAACAAGCCGAAGACACCCTCCGACAGAGCGAAGAACGACTGAGAATTGCTCAACAAGCTGCTAATGCTGGCGTGTGGGACTGGGATATTACAACTAATCAAGTGACCTGGTCAATTGAATATTATCGTCTTTATGGTCTTGATCCAGCCAATACTCAAGCTTCATATCAAAATTGGCTTTTGTCCATTATTGAACCAGACCGCGATCGCACAGATCAAGCAGCACGCCAAGCACTAGCACACCGCACCGACCTGAATGCCGAATTTCGCATCCTTCACCCCACCCAAGGCGAGCGATGGCTAACGGCGATTGGACAAACTTTTTACGATGACAATAATCAGCCAATACGGATGACAGGGATTGCATTGGATATTACTGAGCGCAAACTCTCAGAAGCAGCTTTGTTAGAAAGTGAAAAACGCTATCGATATTTGGCTGAATCTATTCCTCAATTAGTCTGGACAGCAGATACAAAAGGAGTACTAATTGATGTTAATCAACGTTGGTGTAGTTTCACTGGGCTAACACTAACACAAGCACAAACTGAAGGCTGGCAAGCAGTTGTGCATCCTGATGATGCGCCGAGGCTGGGTGAAAATTGGGCAGTGGCTCAACAAGATGGAACTTACTATCAAGCCGAAGGCAGAATGCGCCGCGCCGATGGTATGTATCGATGGCATTTACATCAAGCCGTACCGTTAAAAAATGAACGGGGTCAAGTAATCAAATGGTTCGGTACCGCAACAGATATTGAAGACCAAAAACAACTAGAACAACAGCGTATTCAACTGCTACAACAAGAACAAGCTGCGCGGGAACAAGCTGAAACAACGAACCGGATTAAAGATGAATTTTTAGCAGTCCTGTCCCATGAGTTGCGTACACCCCTCAACCCCATCCTCGGTTGGGCGCAGTTACTGCAATCCCAAAAATTAGACCCAGCCAAGACTAGAGAAGCCTTAAAAACTATCGAGCGCAATGCCAAACTCCAAGCCCAATTAATTGAAGATTTGTTAGATGTGTCTCGAATTTTACAAGGCAATTTGAGCCTCAATGTTAGCCCTGTGGATTTGACATTGGTAATTAAAGGTGCTGTCGAAACAGTCCGACTGGCAGCACAAGCTAAGTCAATTACCATCAAAACGATTTTGACCTCAAATGTGGGGCAGGTGGCTGGAGATTCTACCCGCTTACAACAAGTTGTTTGGAATCTGCTGTCAAATGCTTTGAAGTTCACACAGTTAGGAGGGTTGGTAGAAGTCCGCCTAGAATGCTTTGACTCAGTTGCTCAAATTACGGTTAGTGATAATGGCAAAGGTATTTCTCCTGAGTTTCTCCCATTCATATTTGATTACTTCCGTCAGGCTGATAGCGCGACAACCAGAAAGTTTGGCGGTTTAGGTTTGGGACTAGCAATTGTGCGTCATTTAATTGAGTTACATGGTGGTACAGTTCAAGCTCAAAGCCTAGGAGAAGGACTAGGCGCGATTTTTACAGTGAGGCTACCACTAATGCCAGTTCAAAGCCAAATTAATCAGCATAGTCAGCAGGTGAAGCCAGTCTTAAACTTAAATGGCATCAAGGTTTTAGTAGTTGATGATGATTTTGATAACTGTGAATTTGTCACCTTTGTGCTGGAACAGGAAGGTGCAAACGTAGTTATGGCAAGTTCAGCAAAAGAAGCACTCACAGTGTTGAGCCACTTCCCAGCAGATATCTTGTTAAGTGACATTGGAATGCCCCAGGTAGATGGCTATATGTTGATGCAGCAAGTGAAAAATCTGCCCCCAGCGCAAGGAGGAAATATTAAAGCGATCGCTCTTTCTGCTTATGCTGGAGAAATCAACGAAAAACAAGCCATCAACGCTGGATTTCACCGACATATTTCTAAACCTGTGGAACCAGAAGAATTAATTACAGCAATTGTCGAATTAGTTGATTAA
- a CDS encoding peptidase C14 caspase catalytic subunit p20 has protein sequence MCPVGVRTSNSTRNLETGAAKLWLLLVGVNQYQDERIPSLSYSAQDCQGLGAALSAATEGFPQKELRIYCDYSEHLPLVENVRKSLQEIAAATKAIDTVLVYFSGHGMLEPSSQKVVLCLQDTQQDNLVKTGLQLQELLQILENCAAQQQLVWLDACHSGDLTFVGSKGDKNALLNSTQELVEILRQRAAQRKGFYALLSCDRGQQSWEFPQLGHGVFTYYLIRGLRGEAADSQGIIEADGLYRYVYHQTLAYIDKANQQLRVINQLKKGRGDNQIHSEYTLQTPKRIVEGVGEVILGLKPNHKGIARHPRQSLIVDGVSQIKIASALIKTLSNSGNFEINYWTGRGNSTNLDVRKAIQKCLLSESFSESPKEYQIKETATIFLYLHGQIQETAKGESVLVLADNTVINRSWLRKQLRLCKSQQIIILDCPFAESNIRDWVEELQIGTDVGQCLIACTAPPDTSEKFASTLLEIFSKSSEYSGLTAASLITQLQMNLASTEVNLYFWLSGSQGIIEVFPEQNSLVNENFAQPTEDIDDLNSSLGIDYSQLRDLLQAGRWLEADAETTNLMLKIAGREQQRYLDLPSLENLACADVLTIDRLWVKYSHGRFGFSIQQRICQSIASQASDPVLSLMLGSNKVAAAETCIDFANRVGWRLKDAWINYDNLTWSEDAPMGYLPFFGFFESVWRVKVLGVWEWHSAIATANWWQLSVKLFSRLEACQTTKI, from the coding sequence ATGTGTCCAGTTGGTGTTCGGACTAGTAACTCTACACGTAACCTCGAAACTGGTGCAGCCAAGCTTTGGCTGCTACTAGTAGGAGTCAATCAATATCAGGATGAGCGTATACCTTCCTTAAGTTATTCTGCACAAGATTGTCAGGGTTTAGGTGCCGCTTTAAGTGCAGCAACTGAGGGATTTCCGCAGAAAGAATTACGAATTTATTGTGATTATAGTGAGCATCTACCTTTAGTAGAAAATGTCCGCAAAAGTCTGCAAGAAATTGCTGCTGCAACTAAAGCAATAGATACAGTTCTCGTTTATTTTTCTGGTCACGGGATGTTAGAACCATCTAGCCAAAAGGTGGTTTTATGTCTGCAAGATACTCAACAAGATAATTTAGTTAAAACTGGGTTGCAATTACAAGAATTATTGCAGATATTAGAAAATTGTGCTGCACAACAGCAATTAGTTTGGTTAGATGCTTGTCATAGTGGTGACTTAACTTTTGTCGGGTCAAAGGGAGACAAAAATGCTTTACTAAATTCGACACAAGAATTAGTAGAAATTTTGCGACAAAGGGCAGCACAAAGAAAGGGATTTTATGCTTTATTGTCTTGCGATCGCGGTCAGCAATCTTGGGAATTTCCCCAATTAGGTCACGGAGTTTTCACCTATTATTTAATTCGCGGATTACGAGGAGAAGCCGCAGATTCTCAAGGAATAATTGAAGCAGATGGATTATACCGTTATGTTTATCATCAAACATTAGCATATATAGATAAAGCTAATCAACAATTGCGTGTAATTAATCAACTGAAAAAAGGTAGAGGAGATAATCAAATTCATTCAGAATATACTTTGCAAACACCCAAACGAATTGTTGAAGGTGTGGGCGAGGTAATTTTAGGACTAAAACCAAATCATAAAGGAATAGCACGTCATCCACGACAAAGTTTAATAGTAGATGGAGTTTCTCAAATTAAAATTGCTTCGGCTTTAATTAAAACACTCAGTAACTCTGGTAACTTTGAAATTAATTATTGGACTGGGCGCGGCAATAGTACAAATTTAGATGTCCGCAAAGCTATTCAAAAGTGCTTACTTTCCGAATCTTTTTCTGAATCACCCAAAGAATATCAAATCAAAGAAACGGCAACTATATTTTTATATCTACACGGACAAATCCAAGAAACAGCCAAGGGTGAGTCGGTATTAGTGCTGGCTGATAATACTGTCATCAACCGTTCTTGGTTACGCAAACAATTACGTTTGTGTAAGTCACAACAAATTATTATTTTAGATTGCCCTTTTGCAGAAAGTAATATCCGTGATTGGGTAGAAGAATTACAAATAGGAACAGATGTAGGGCAATGTTTAATTGCCTGTACTGCGCCACCTGATACCAGTGAAAAATTTGCGTCTACTTTGTTAGAAATATTCAGTAAATCTAGTGAATATTCTGGTCTGACTGCTGCTAGTTTGATTACACAATTACAAATGAATTTAGCATCTACAGAAGTTAACTTATACTTTTGGTTATCAGGTTCCCAAGGCATTATTGAAGTTTTCCCAGAACAAAATTCGTTGGTTAATGAAAACTTTGCTCAACCTACTGAAGATATAGACGATTTAAATTCATCTTTAGGGATAGATTACTCTCAATTGCGAGATTTATTGCAAGCTGGGAGATGGTTAGAGGCAGATGCAGAAACTACCAATCTGATGTTAAAAATAGCTGGGAGAGAACAGCAGCGCTATCTTGATTTGCCGAGTTTAGAAAATTTAGCTTGTGCTGATGTACTGACTATTGATCGCCTATGGGTAAAATACAGTCACGGACGCTTTGGCTTTAGTATCCAGCAACGCATTTGTCAAAGCATTGCTAGTCAAGCATCTGACCCAGTATTATCTTTGATGCTTGGTAGTAATAAAGTTGCAGCAGCAGAAACTTGCATTGATTTTGCCAACCGTGTCGGCTGGCGGTTAAAAGATGCTTGGATAAATTATGACAACCTAACTTGGTCTGAGGATGCACCAATGGGATATTTACCGTTTTTTGGCTTTTTTGAGTCAGTTTGGCGAGTCAAAGTCTTAGGCGTTTGGGAATGGCATAGTGCGATCGCTACAGCCAATTGGTGGCAATTATCCGTTAAGCTATTCTCACGACTAGAAGCTTGTCAAACTACCAAAATCTGA
- a CDS encoding major facilitator transporter: MQKFVILWLGQMVSLIGSSMTAFALAIWVWEITHQATALALFQFFAQIPQILITPIAGLVVDKVNRKLLMIVGDAAGGIVTVIVLLLYLTNNLQLWHLYLAFAVKCTFEQFQELAYSTSISTMVAKHEYSKASSLGFLAGHGAIIVAPALAGVLYGIIGLVGILIIDITSFFFAIATVIRIHIPQSTSTKLSICDRTNILHDINFGFKYIISRPSLLILLTLTATFWFIHDIGEAVYKPMILELSGDDTKLLGTLFLVSGIGGILGILLINIWGNKQPRIYGVLLGMIGAGFSKIILGLGRIPLIWIPAQLCSSFNFPLLGSSNDAIWLTKVDPKIQGRVFASQSMILLLVSAGANLIAGTLADHVFEPAMMPGGTLEPLFHNLVGTGKGSGMVLMYVLSSIGLLLVGLIGYTVRKLREIEVILPDYDHIS, translated from the coding sequence ATGCAAAAATTTGTTATCCTCTGGCTTGGTCAGATGGTTTCTTTGATTGGTAGTAGTATGACTGCCTTTGCTTTAGCTATATGGGTGTGGGAAATTACACATCAAGCCACAGCTTTAGCTTTGTTTCAATTTTTCGCACAAATACCACAAATTTTGATTACACCAATCGCTGGTTTGGTGGTAGATAAGGTGAATCGCAAGTTATTAATGATAGTAGGAGATGCTGCTGGCGGGATAGTAACTGTTATAGTTTTATTGCTTTATTTAACCAATAACCTGCAATTGTGGCACTTATATTTAGCCTTTGCTGTTAAATGTACTTTTGAGCAATTTCAAGAACTGGCTTACTCTACATCAATATCGACAATGGTAGCCAAACATGAATATAGCAAGGCTAGTAGTTTGGGCTTTTTAGCAGGTCATGGCGCAATTATTGTTGCTCCGGCTCTAGCTGGTGTTCTGTATGGAATAATTGGACTTGTGGGAATTTTAATTATTGATATCACTTCTTTCTTTTTTGCGATCGCCACAGTCATACGCATACATATTCCCCAATCTACATCTACAAAATTAAGTATATGCGATCGCACTAATATCCTACATGATATTAATTTTGGCTTTAAATATATAATTTCTCGCCCTAGCCTGCTAATTTTATTAACATTGACTGCAACATTTTGGTTTATTCATGATATTGGTGAAGCTGTTTATAAACCAATGATTTTAGAACTTTCTGGGGATGATACAAAACTATTAGGTACTTTATTCTTAGTATCTGGAATTGGCGGCATTTTAGGAATTTTACTAATTAATATATGGGGGAACAAGCAGCCTCGTATTTATGGAGTACTGCTGGGGATGATAGGCGCTGGCTTCAGCAAAATTATTCTTGGTTTGGGTCGCATACCTTTGATTTGGATTCCAGCACAATTATGTTCATCCTTCAATTTTCCCTTGCTGGGAAGTTCCAATGATGCTATCTGGTTAACTAAGGTTGACCCTAAAATTCAGGGGCGTGTTTTTGCAAGTCAATCAATGATTCTGCTACTAGTTTCAGCGGGGGCTAACTTAATTGCAGGGACACTGGCAGATCATGTTTTTGAGCCTGCTATGATGCCGGGAGGTACCCTAGAACCCTTATTCCACAATCTGGTGGGTACAGGAAAAGGTTCTGGTATGGTACTCATGTATGTTCTATCTTCAATCGGCTTACTGTTAGTAGGTTTAATCGGTTATACAGTACGTAAACTAAGAGAAATAGAGGTGATTTTACCTGACTATGATCATATCAGTTAA
- a CDS encoding peptidase — MRSRKFRDTVFILHRYIGLAVGLLIAFVGLTGSLLVFKPEMGQFLITQQVGSIVPQPQMVSIDAVLETAKSVSINRPDLKLDSIRLPPTSDLPYEVGLFDAANQLTRIFIHPYTGAVMAWNQSDSSFERIILKLHYSLLLGRNGEIIIGMSGLLLFILCITGLILWPGWRKLITGFKIKWDGHLKRVNFDIHKVAGVVTAIFLAFTAVTGFFWNFSDFSYPLIYAVTFTSEPPEVTSQPVTNQAPLKLSQLLQISNTVFPEAKTFSISIPSQPEDAVYIRKRQNHEMFYGGSGVYLDQYSGAVLREVNSLKLPLADSIFSAFEYLHYGTFWSLSSRVLYLFVGLSPTILLITGFVMYQYRYRKSKQKDVMAKPHLN, encoded by the coding sequence ATGCGATCGCGTAAATTTCGGGATACAGTCTTTATTCTCCATCGCTATATTGGTTTAGCTGTAGGGCTATTAATAGCTTTTGTCGGTTTGACAGGGAGTTTGTTAGTATTCAAGCCGGAGATGGGACAATTTCTCATAACCCAGCAAGTTGGTTCTATAGTTCCTCAGCCACAAATGGTTTCTATTGACGCTGTCTTAGAAACAGCCAAGTCTGTCAGTATTAATCGTCCAGATCTCAAATTAGACAGCATTAGATTACCTCCTACTTCTGATTTACCTTATGAAGTAGGTTTGTTTGATGCAGCTAATCAACTAACTCGCATATTCATTCATCCTTATACTGGTGCAGTTATGGCTTGGAATCAATCAGATTCCAGCTTTGAAAGAATTATCCTCAAACTTCACTACAGTCTTTTATTAGGTAGAAATGGTGAAATTATCATTGGGATGAGTGGGCTATTATTATTCATTTTGTGCATCACAGGATTAATCTTGTGGCCAGGTTGGCGCAAGTTGATTACTGGATTCAAAATTAAGTGGGATGGTCATCTCAAACGAGTAAATTTTGATATTCACAAAGTAGCGGGAGTTGTGACAGCTATTTTTCTGGCTTTTACTGCTGTTACAGGTTTTTTTTGGAACTTTTCTGATTTCTCTTATCCTCTAATTTACGCAGTTACTTTCACTTCCGAACCACCAGAAGTTACTTCTCAACCCGTTACTAATCAAGCTCCTTTAAAACTATCTCAACTACTGCAAATTTCTAATACTGTTTTTCCTGAAGCCAAGACATTTTCTATTAGTATTCCCAGCCAACCAGAAGATGCAGTTTACATCCGCAAACGGCAAAATCATGAAATGTTTTACGGTGGAAGTGGAGTGTATTTAGATCAATACAGTGGTGCAGTATTACGCGAAGTTAATAGTCTAAAATTACCACTGGCAGATAGTATATTTTCTGCATTTGAATATTTACATTATGGAACATTTTGGAGCTTAAGCAGTCGGGTTCTTTACCTTTTCGTTGGTTTGAGTCCTACCATTCTTTTAATTACTGGTTTTGTTATGTATCAATATCGTTATCGTAAAAGTAAACAAAAAGATGTTATGGCTAAACCACACTTAAACTAA
- a CDS encoding ferrichrome-iron receptor has translation MKLRQILQISLLTSSICVLGGNPTLGEQVKDTQHTSASLLAQSSTPDSAKPAEIIEVTAVKVNSTDKGVEIILETTKGDQLQVLNSQSGNSYIADIPNAQLRLPNNNTFRQEKPVAGITEVSVTNKDANSIQVRVTGEVSLPTVELFDGDEGLILSFVPVVASTPQPEQPITETPPQPEQPTSETSPQEQPSATSPQPEQPTSTTPSEEPTSQTDEPIELVVTGEQDSGYKVPDASTATKTDTPLIEIPQAIQVIPRQVIEDQKVQRVADVLRNVSGVTVKTDYSGTDTYTIRGFDTNANLRNGFRQDSFTGFTDTATIDRVEVLKGPASVLYGQLEPGGIVNYITKQPLNQPYYSATFSVGSYDYYRPEIDISGPLNQENNIFYRLIAAYENSGGFRDFAYKELYTFAPSLRVKLSDRTNVDLQYEYVNLNQSYDRGLPPVSRSFDLPISFNFGEPSDRYELFANRINFALDHRFTDNWRFRSAVSVQIVDTARSNFQPLDFENPFTEDGRTVARRYNQVGDYSREYSWQNDLTGKFKTGPIGHEVLLGFELGRSVFGYPFRISYNVPTLDIENPIYGAAVPTTFDEGFEDESNSYRVGVYFQDQVALLPNLKVLLGGRFDFVNFRDEFNPDIINGAETEITRRYYERFSPRIGLVYQPIPNLSLYGSYSRAFRPNEFAVSEGGVPLQPESSTQYEVGVKGEFLDGKLTATFSAYEITKNNVATSDLNNLGSPFSIAAGEVKSRGLELDITGEILPGWNVIASYSHNDAYVTQDNDLPVGDRLVNAPRNSASLWTTYEIQTGNLRGLGFGGGVFFVGDREATLPNTITIPSFVRTDAAIFYKRDNYQIGLNFKNLFDIRYYDSAGFLLSPGAPFTVVGSVSVKL, from the coding sequence ATGAAGCTACGTCAAATTCTGCAAATTTCGTTATTGACCAGTTCCATTTGTGTATTGGGTGGGAATCCGACTTTGGGAGAACAAGTAAAAGACACACAACACACAAGTGCTTCTTTATTAGCACAGTCTTCTACACCAGATTCTGCCAAACCAGCAGAAATTATAGAAGTGACAGCAGTCAAAGTGAATTCTACAGATAAAGGTGTAGAGATCATTTTAGAAACAACCAAAGGGGATCAACTGCAAGTATTGAATAGTCAGTCAGGCAATAGCTATATTGCTGACATTCCCAATGCTCAACTACGTTTACCCAACAACAATACATTCCGGCAAGAAAAGCCAGTTGCAGGTATCACAGAAGTCAGCGTTACTAATAAAGATGCAAATAGTATCCAAGTCAGAGTGACAGGAGAAGTTAGCTTACCAACGGTAGAGTTATTTGATGGGGATGAAGGGTTAATTTTGAGTTTTGTACCAGTTGTAGCCTCTACACCACAACCAGAACAGCCTATTACTGAAACACCGCCGCAACCAGAACAACCTACTAGTGAAACATCACCACAAGAGCAACCTTCTGCTACATCGCCACAACCAGAACAACCTACTAGTACAACACCATCGGAAGAACCAACATCTCAAACTGACGAACCTATTGAATTGGTAGTGACAGGAGAGCAAGATTCAGGATATAAGGTTCCTGATGCTAGTACGGCGACAAAAACCGATACACCTCTCATTGAGATTCCCCAAGCTATTCAAGTAATTCCTCGTCAAGTAATTGAAGATCAAAAAGTCCAAAGGGTTGCAGATGTGTTGCGTAACGTGAGTGGTGTCACAGTCAAAACAGATTACTCTGGGACGGATACTTATACCATTCGGGGATTTGATACCAATGCCAACCTAAGAAATGGTTTTAGACAAGATAGTTTCACCGGATTTACTGACACTGCGACTATAGACAGGGTAGAGGTTCTGAAAGGCCCAGCTTCAGTGTTATATGGTCAACTAGAGCCTGGGGGTATTGTGAACTACATTACGAAACAACCCCTGAACCAACCTTATTACTCGGCAACATTTTCTGTAGGTAGTTATGATTACTATCGACCAGAGATAGATATTTCTGGGCCACTAAATCAAGAGAACAATATTTTTTATCGCTTGATTGCTGCCTATGAGAACTCTGGTGGATTTCGAGATTTTGCTTATAAAGAGCTTTATACTTTTGCGCCTAGCTTAAGGGTCAAGTTAAGCGATCGCACAAATGTCGATTTGCAATATGAATACGTTAACCTCAACCAATCCTACGATCGAGGTTTACCGCCGGTGAGTAGATCCTTTGATTTGCCAATTAGTTTTAACTTTGGTGAACCAAGCGATCGCTATGAACTCTTTGCCAATCGGATAAATTTTGCTTTAGACCATCGCTTTACTGACAATTGGCGATTCCGCAGTGCGGTTTCTGTACAAATCGTTGACACAGCACGTTCCAATTTTCAGCCACTTGATTTTGAAAATCCCTTTACTGAAGATGGTCGGACGGTTGCTCGTAGGTACAACCAAGTAGGTGATTACTCTAGAGAATATTCTTGGCAAAATGACTTAACCGGCAAATTTAAAACTGGCCCCATTGGACATGAAGTACTCTTGGGGTTTGAATTAGGTAGAAGTGTTTTTGGCTATCCATTTCGGATTTCTTATAACGTACCGACGCTAGATATTGAAAATCCAATATATGGTGCAGCCGTTCCCACTACCTTTGACGAAGGATTTGAAGATGAAAGTAATTCATATCGAGTAGGTGTTTACTTCCAAGATCAAGTGGCATTACTACCAAATCTTAAAGTGTTGCTAGGTGGAAGATTTGATTTTGTTAATTTCAGAGACGAATTTAACCCTGACATTATCAATGGCGCGGAGACTGAAATTACAAGACGTTATTACGAGAGATTTTCCCCACGAATTGGTTTAGTTTATCAACCAATCCCAAATCTATCTCTTTACGGTAGTTACTCTCGTGCATTTAGACCAAATGAATTTGCTGTAAGTGAGGGTGGAGTACCGCTACAACCTGAAAGCAGCACACAATATGAAGTGGGGGTTAAAGGTGAGTTTTTAGATGGTAAACTAACGGCGACATTCTCAGCTTATGAGATTACTAAAAATAACGTAGCGACCAGCGATTTGAATAATCTGGGATCGCCATTTTCTATTGCTGCTGGAGAAGTCAAGAGCCGAGGTCTAGAACTAGATATAACAGGAGAGATTTTACCTGGATGGAATGTGATTGCTTCTTATTCTCATAACGATGCCTATGTGACGCAGGATAATGACTTACCAGTTGGTGACAGATTAGTTAACGCACCGAGAAATAGTGCTAGTTTATGGACAACTTACGAGATTCAAACAGGTAATTTACGCGGGTTAGGCTTTGGTGGGGGAGTCTTTTTTGTCGGCGATAGAGAAGCTACTTTACCCAATACCATTACAATTCCTTCTTTTGTCAGAACAGATGCAGCAATTTTTTATAAGCGAGACAATTATCAAATAGGTCTGAACTTCAAGAATCTATTTGATATTCGTTATTACGATTCTGCTGGCTTTTTGCTATCTCCTGGCGCACCATTTACCGTTGTAGGTAGTGTTTCAGTCAAGCTCTAA